A window of Babesia microti strain RI chromosome III, complete genome contains these coding sequences:
- a CDS encoding polyadenylate-binding protein (overlaps_old_locusTagID:BBM_III00720), producing the protein MTAGYNEVKGQQGTKGTSSSKASSIAAAPANGNEGQLFPSASLYVGDLSPEVTEAILYEIFNTIGPVASIRVCRDSITRKSLGYAYVNYHNVNDARRALEALKYNEICGKQVRIMWSHRDPSLRKSGAGNVFIKNIDESIDTKALYDAFSPYGQILSCKVATDETGRSRGYGFVHFDTEANATRAISDANGMQLGNKKIFVAPFVRRSERVSSTKLEDGVDEKFTNLYVRNFPENWNEEILKENFSPFGEITSMMMKSDPLGRKFAFINYAENSMAKAAIETMNGKDFSIKSGDKSTIEGEDTDKSETKLLVCAHQDRARRHAMLKAKYDSMHAENKSKYQGVNLYIKNLDDSINDAELRELFEGFGLITSCKVMVDEHGASLGFGFVCFVSPEDATHAVSEMHLKLVHNKPLYVGLAEKREQRLNRLQMRYKVGHNRDGMPMGMLPPHGMMPPMHMGVPMMPVNGQYMYPNPNIHGPNSSQQNAMMPYQWRHQYHPGIPPVGMQVPFNARGANMPVPMRVYNPMGNRGVRGQNVPVQKLGQNGDKAMGDGFKFTPQARNRMEMVQSDHSDPATAGNARAHARATATTSAVPGRDSNDTTFQEAHITAATLAAAHPNMQKQMLGEKLFPIIARHNPELAGKVTGMMLEMDNSELLILLESEKQLIAKADEAIRVLQQAR; encoded by the coding sequence ATGACGGCAGGCTATAACGAAGTTAAGGGGCAGCAGGGAACCAAAGGCACTTCGTCTTCCAAGGCAAGCAGCATCGCTGCAGCCCCAGCTAATGGAAATGAGGGACAACTCTTTCCCTCCGCCTCTTTGTATGTGGGAGATTTATCACCTGAAGTGACAGAGGCCATTCTCTATGAGATTTTCAACACAATTGGCCCAGTTGCATCAATTAGGGTGTGTCGAGATAGCATTACTCGAAAGTCTCTGGGTTATGCTTATGTGAATTACCACAATGTGAACGATGCAAGACGAGCGTTGGAGGCCCTGAAATATAACGAAATTTGTGGTAAACAAGTGCGCATAATGTGGAGCCATAGGGATCCCTCGTTGCGTAAGAGCGGGGCTGGTAAtgtatttatcaaaaatattgatgaaTCAATCGACACGAAGGCTCTTTATGATGCCTTTTCCCCATATGGACAAATTTTGTCGTGCAAGGTAGCTACTGATGAAACTGGACGCAGTCGCGGCTACGGATTTGTCCATTTTGATACAGAGGCTAATGCTACACGTGCAATTTCTGACGCAAATGGTATGCAATTGGGCAATAAAAAGATATTTGTGGCCCCCTTCGTTAGAAGGTCTGAGAGGGTTTCATCTACTAAGTTGGAAGATGGAGTTGATGAAAAGTTTACCAATTTGTACGTCAGGAACTTCCCTGAGAACTGGAATGAGGAAATACTCAAGGAAAATTTCAGCCCATTTGGTGAAATAACTTCGATGATGATGAAGAGTGATCCTCTAGGCCGCAAATTTGCCTTCATAAACTATGCTGAGAATTCAATGGCCAAGGCTGCAATTGAAACAATGAATGGGAAGGACTTCTCAATTAAATCTGGCGATAAATCTACTATAGAGGGCGAAGATACTGATAAATCTGAAACCAAGCTTTTGGTATGTGCCCACCAAGATAGAGCAAGGAGGCACGCCATGCTCAAGGCAAAATATGATTCGATGCACGCTGAAAACAAGTCAAAATATCAGGGAGTAAATCTCTATATCAAGAACCTGGATGATTCAATAAATGATGCTGAGTTGAGGGAACTATTTGAGGGCTTTGGTTTGATAACATCGTGCAAAGTTATGGTGGATGAGCACGGCGCTAGTCTTGGGTTTGGATTCGTGTGCTTTGTGTCTCCTGAGGATGCAACTCATGCTGTATCTGAAATGCATTTGAAGCTGGTTCATAACAAGCCTTTGTATGTTGGGCTGGCTGAAAAGAGGGAACAGAGGCTAAATAGGCTGCAGATGAGGTATAAGGTGGGGCATAATAGAGATGGTATGCCCATGGGTATGCTACCCCCGCATGGAATGATGCCACCCATGCATATGGGCGTACCTATGATGCCAGTTAATGGTCAATATATGTACCCAAATCCCAATATTCACGGGCCAAATTCATCGCAGCAAAATGCCATGATGCCCTATCAATGGAGACACCAATATCACCCAGGAATTCCACCAGTGGGAATGCAAGTTCCTTTTAACGCCCGTGGTGCTAACATGCCCGTTCCAATGAGAGTGTACAACCCTATGGGAAATAGAGGGGTGCGTGGGCAGAATGTACCAGTACAGAAGCTCGGGCAGAACGGGGACAAGGCAATGGGCGATGGATTCAAGTTTACGCCCCAAGCCCGTAATCGCATGGAAATGGTCCAAAGTGATCATTCTGATCCAGCCACAGCCGGCAACGCTCGTGCCCATGCACGAGCGACTGCAACAACATCGGCAGTGCCTGGTAGGGACTCGAATGACACCACATTTCAGGAAGCCCACATAACCGCAGCTACCCTTGCAGCTGCTCATCCAAATATGCAGAAGCAAATGCTAGGTGAGAAGCTCTTCCCTATCATCGCCAGGCATAATCCTGAGTTGGCTGGTAAGGTCACTGGTATGATGTTGGAGATGGATAACAGTGAGTTGTTGATATTGCTGGAAAGCGAGAAGCAGTTGATTGCCAAAGCCGATGAGGCGATCAGAGTTCTTCAACAAGCACGATGA